A single genomic interval of Dromiciops gliroides isolate mDroGli1 chromosome 1, mDroGli1.pri, whole genome shotgun sequence harbors:
- the BICDL2 gene encoding BICD family-like cargo adapter 2, with translation MNSPSSPQFASGLLSGSTSPSRDDGFFPFVRERRDSFLGGSGPGNEKPEDEPEDLAVLLQRKEKDLLLAAELGKMLLERNEELSRSLEVLKAQHAEREERLQQQNHELRQGLAARGAEWEARAGELEVDVAALRAELGERRSEQQNSGRQRAQALGELSEQNLRLSEQLAQASQTEQELQKELSTLRGEYQTQLLAGTEMRARLESLQGENQMLQSRRQDLEGQIKSLQEEADKGQSRVQALHEELLLLRRERREHNLELELARSEAREALVSLRRLQHRVSELEEESRLQDSEVSGASLQSEIAHSLDEEGESQLPVTPQVNSDWDLPLLTIPQTMEAGKEPPSLEEGLEPPKKRASMSPKEMLEEKEVEMERLQSELSLQVEELQSLREELQRQKELREEKDPESALNKAFSDRDEAVNKSLALSLELTRVSLERDSLSRELLRTIRQKVALSQELEAWQDDMQVVIGQQLRSQRLKELHSQPAAPHHGATKFSLGRGGTGAGSFFTNLFRRT, from the exons ATGAACTCCCCCAGTAGTCCCCAGTTCGCTTCGGGGCTGCTCTCAGGAAGCACCTCCCCAAGTAGGGATGATGGCTTCTTCCCCTTTGTGCGGGAGAGGCGAGATTCCTTCCTGGGGGGGTCAGGGCCTGGGAATGAGAAGCCAGAGGATGAGCCTGAAGACCTGGCTGTGCTGCTTCAGCGGAAAGAGAAGGACTTACTACTGGCAGCGGAGCTGGGCAAGATGCTTTTAGAACGGAACGAGGAGCTGAGCCGAAGCCTGGAGGTTCTCAAGGCCCAACACGCAGAACGGGAGGAA CGCTTGCAGCAGCAGAACCATGAGCTTCGACAGGGGCTGGCCGCCCGTGGAGCCGAGTGGGAGGCTCGAGCCGGGGAGCTGGAGGTCGACGTAGCTGCCCTCCGAGCTGAACTTGGGGAGCGGCGTTCAGAACAGCAGAACAGTGGGCGCCAACGAGCCCAAGCACTTGGAGAACTCAGTGAACAGAACCTCAGGCTCAGTGAGCAGCTTGCACAG GCCTCCCAGACAGAACAAGAGCTGCAAAAAGAACTGAGCACCCTTCGAGGAGAGTACCAGACCCAGCTGCTGGCGGGGACCGAAATGAGGGCCAGATTAGAAAGCCTTCAGGGAGAG AACCAGATGCTCCAGAGCCGGAGGCAGGACCTGGAAGGGCAGATCAAGAGCCTGCAGGAGGAGGCAGATAAGGGTCAGAGCCGAGTACAAGCCCTGCATGAAGAGCTGCTGCTGctcagaagggagagaagggaacacaACCTAGAG CTAGAACTGGCCCGCTCAGAGGCCAGGGAAGCACTTGTGTCACTCAGACGTCTCCAGCACCGGGTCTCTGAGCTTGAGGAGGAATCCCGGCTCCAGGATTCAGAAGTCTCTGGGGCCTCCCTGCAATCTGAGATTGCCCACAGtttagatgaggaaggagaatccCAACTTCCAGTGACACCCCAGGTAAACTCTGATTGGGATTTGCCCCTTCTAACAATTCCTCAGACCATGGAGGCAGGAAAAG AACCCCCATCTCTAGAAGAGGGCTTGGAGCCCCCTAAGAAGCGGGCCTCCATGAGTCCTAAAGAAATGTTGGAAGAGAAGGAGGTGGAAATGGAACGGCTCCAAAGTGAG ttatCTTTGCAAGTGGAAGAGTTGCAGTCCCTCCGGGAAGAACTGCAGAGACAAAAGGAACTGAGGGAAGAGAAAGACCCTGAGTCAGCACTAAATAAGGCATTCTCTGACCGGGATGAAGCTGTGAACAA GTCTTTGGCCCTCTCCCTGGAACTGACCCGGGTGTCCCTGGAACGGGACTCTCTTTCACGAGAACTGCTGCGAACCATCCGCCAGAAGGTGGCATTATCTCAGGAACTGGAGGCCTGGCAG GATGATATGCAGGTAGTGATTGGACAGCAGCTTCGTTCTCAGCGTCTAAAGGAGCTTCATTCCCAGCCAGCAGCCCCCCACCACGGTGCCACAAAATTTTCCTTGGGAAGAGGAGGGACAGGGGCTGGTAGCTTCTTTACCAACcttttcagaaggacctga
- the THOC6 gene encoding THO complex subunit 6 homolog isoform X7: MEVQRALERLHMTIFSQSISPCGKFLAAGNNYGQIAIFSLSAALSSEAKEESKKPVVTFVAHDGPVYSLVSTDRHLLSAGDGEVKAWLWGEIIKKGCKEVWSRHPPYRLIPFALLNRSSLEVPEINALLLNPKENSLFLAGGDCQLHTMDLETGTFTRALRGHTDYIHCLALRERSPEVLSGSEDGTVRLWDLRTGEEVQNIEVYKHEECARPQNGKWIGCLATDSDWMVCGGGPALTLWHLRSATPTTVFPLRAPQKHVTFYQDLILSAGQGPCVNQWQLSGELKAQVPGSSPSLLSLSLNQQPAAPECKVLTAAGNSCRVDVFTNLGYRAFSLAFS, from the exons ATGGAGGTGCAGCGGGCCTTGGAGCGGCTGCACATGACCATCTTCTCCCAGAGCATTTCGCCCTGTGGCAAGTTCTTGGCAGCAGGGAACAACTACGGGCAGATTGCCATCTTCAG ttTATCAGCTGCTTTGAGCTCAGAGGCCAAAGAGGAAAGTAAGAAGCCAGTGGTGACCTTTGTAG CCCACGATGGCCCTGTGTACAGCTTGGTCTCAACAGACCGGCATCTGCTCAGTGCAGGGGATGGTGAAGTGAAGGCCTGGCTTTGGGGGGAGATCATAAAGAAG GGCTGTAAGGAAGTGTGGAGTCGTCATCCCCCATACAG GCTGATCCCATTTGCCCTTCTAAACAGGAGCAGCCTGGAAGTTCCTGAAATCAATGCTTTGCTGCTTAACCCTAAG GAGAATTCCCTCTTCTTGGCTGGGGGTGACTGCCAGCTTCATACTATGGATCTGGAGACAGGGACATTCACA CGGGCACTTCGAGgtcacactgattacattcattgTCTGGCTCTTCGAGAAAGGAGTCCTGAAGTGCTCTCTGGAAGTGAGGATGGCACTGTTCGTCTTTGGG ATCTTCGTACGGGTGAGGAAGTTCAGAACATTGAAGTTTACAAACATGAG gaGTGTGCTCGACCACAGAATGGGAAGTGGATTGGATGTTTAGCAACTGATTCAGATTGGATG GTATGTGGAGGGGGCCCTGCTCTTACTCTCTGGCACCTTCGATCTGCCACCCCCACAACAGTGTTTCCACTTAGAGCCCCACAGAAACATGTAACCTTCTATCAAGACCTG ATCCTCTCAGCAGGGCAAGGACCCTGTGTGAACCAGTGGCAGCTGAGTGGGGAGCTGAAGGCCCAGGTGCCTGGCTCCTCTCCCAGCCTGCTTAGCCTCAGCCTTAACCAGCAGCCTGCTGCACCAGAGTGCAAG GTCCTGACAGCTGCAGGAAATAGCTGTAGGGTTGATGTCTTCACTAACCTTGGATACCGAGCTTTCTCCCTAGCCTTCTCCTAA
- the THOC6 gene encoding THO complex subunit 6 homolog isoform X6: MVGCGPASRPRKQSKQKWQPEGRRLDMEVQRALERLHMTIFSQSISPCGKFLAAGNNYGQIAIFSLSAALSSEAKEESKKPVVTFVAHDGPVYSLVSTDRHLLSAGDGEVKAWLWGEIIKKGCKEVWSRHPPYRLIPFALLNRSSLEVPEINALLLNPKENSLFLAGGDCQLHTMDLETGTFTRALRGHTDYIHCLALRERSPEVLSGSEDGTVRLWDLRTGEEVQNIEVYKHEECARPQNGKWIGCLATDSDWMVCGGGPALTLWHLRSATPTTVFPLRAPQKHVTFYQDLILSAGQGPCVNQWQLSGELKAQVPGSSPSLLSLSLNQQPAAPECKVLTAAGNSCRVDVFTNLGYRAFSLAFS, encoded by the exons ATGGTTGGGTGCGGGCCGGCGTCAAGACCGAGGAAACAGTCCAAACAAAAATGGCAGCCAGAGGGAAGGCGAttagat ATGGAGGTGCAGCGGGCCTTGGAGCGGCTGCACATGACCATCTTCTCCCAGAGCATTTCGCCCTGTGGCAAGTTCTTGGCAGCAGGGAACAACTACGGGCAGATTGCCATCTTCAG ttTATCAGCTGCTTTGAGCTCAGAGGCCAAAGAGGAAAGTAAGAAGCCAGTGGTGACCTTTGTAG CCCACGATGGCCCTGTGTACAGCTTGGTCTCAACAGACCGGCATCTGCTCAGTGCAGGGGATGGTGAAGTGAAGGCCTGGCTTTGGGGGGAGATCATAAAGAAG GGCTGTAAGGAAGTGTGGAGTCGTCATCCCCCATACAG GCTGATCCCATTTGCCCTTCTAAACAGGAGCAGCCTGGAAGTTCCTGAAATCAATGCTTTGCTGCTTAACCCTAAG GAGAATTCCCTCTTCTTGGCTGGGGGTGACTGCCAGCTTCATACTATGGATCTGGAGACAGGGACATTCACA CGGGCACTTCGAGgtcacactgattacattcattgTCTGGCTCTTCGAGAAAGGAGTCCTGAAGTGCTCTCTGGAAGTGAGGATGGCACTGTTCGTCTTTGGG ATCTTCGTACGGGTGAGGAAGTTCAGAACATTGAAGTTTACAAACATGAG gaGTGTGCTCGACCACAGAATGGGAAGTGGATTGGATGTTTAGCAACTGATTCAGATTGGATG GTATGTGGAGGGGGCCCTGCTCTTACTCTCTGGCACCTTCGATCTGCCACCCCCACAACAGTGTTTCCACTTAGAGCCCCACAGAAACATGTAACCTTCTATCAAGACCTG ATCCTCTCAGCAGGGCAAGGACCCTGTGTGAACCAGTGGCAGCTGAGTGGGGAGCTGAAGGCCCAGGTGCCTGGCTCCTCTCCCAGCCTGCTTAGCCTCAGCCTTAACCAGCAGCCTGCTGCACCAGAGTGCAAG GTCCTGACAGCTGCAGGAAATAGCTGTAGGGTTGATGTCTTCACTAACCTTGGATACCGAGCTTTCTCCCTAGCCTTCTCCTAA
- the THOC6 gene encoding THO complex subunit 6 homolog isoform X5 has protein sequence MVGCGPASRPRKQSKQKWQPEGRRLDVRKNFLTRRDMSCMEVQRALERLHMTIFSQSISPCGKFLAAGNNYGQIAIFSLSAALSSEAKEESKKPVVTFVAHDGPVYSLVSTDRHLLSAGDGEVKAWLWGEIIKKGCKEVWSRHPPYRSSLEVPEINALLLNPKENSLFLAGGDCQLHTMDLETGTFTRALRGHTDYIHCLALRERSPEVLSGSEDGTVRLWDLRTGEEVQNIEVYKHEECARPQNGKWIGCLATDSDWMVCGGGPALTLWHLRSATPTTVFPLRAPQKHVTFYQDLILSAGQGPCVNQWQLSGELKAQVPGSSPSLLSLSLNQQPAAPECKVLTAAGNSCRVDVFTNLGYRAFSLAFS, from the exons ATGGTTGGGTGCGGGCCGGCGTCAAGACCGAGGAAACAGTCCAAACAAAAATGGCAGCCAGAGGGAAGGCGAttagatgtcaggaaaaactttctgACTCGGAGGGATATGAGTTGT ATGGAGGTGCAGCGGGCCTTGGAGCGGCTGCACATGACCATCTTCTCCCAGAGCATTTCGCCCTGTGGCAAGTTCTTGGCAGCAGGGAACAACTACGGGCAGATTGCCATCTTCAG ttTATCAGCTGCTTTGAGCTCAGAGGCCAAAGAGGAAAGTAAGAAGCCAGTGGTGACCTTTGTAG CCCACGATGGCCCTGTGTACAGCTTGGTCTCAACAGACCGGCATCTGCTCAGTGCAGGGGATGGTGAAGTGAAGGCCTGGCTTTGGGGGGAGATCATAAAGAAG GGCTGTAAGGAAGTGTGGAGTCGTCATCCCCCATACAG GAGCAGCCTGGAAGTTCCTGAAATCAATGCTTTGCTGCTTAACCCTAAG GAGAATTCCCTCTTCTTGGCTGGGGGTGACTGCCAGCTTCATACTATGGATCTGGAGACAGGGACATTCACA CGGGCACTTCGAGgtcacactgattacattcattgTCTGGCTCTTCGAGAAAGGAGTCCTGAAGTGCTCTCTGGAAGTGAGGATGGCACTGTTCGTCTTTGGG ATCTTCGTACGGGTGAGGAAGTTCAGAACATTGAAGTTTACAAACATGAG gaGTGTGCTCGACCACAGAATGGGAAGTGGATTGGATGTTTAGCAACTGATTCAGATTGGATG GTATGTGGAGGGGGCCCTGCTCTTACTCTCTGGCACCTTCGATCTGCCACCCCCACAACAGTGTTTCCACTTAGAGCCCCACAGAAACATGTAACCTTCTATCAAGACCTG ATCCTCTCAGCAGGGCAAGGACCCTGTGTGAACCAGTGGCAGCTGAGTGGGGAGCTGAAGGCCCAGGTGCCTGGCTCCTCTCCCAGCCTGCTTAGCCTCAGCCTTAACCAGCAGCCTGCTGCACCAGAGTGCAAG GTCCTGACAGCTGCAGGAAATAGCTGTAGGGTTGATGTCTTCACTAACCTTGGATACCGAGCTTTCTCCCTAGCCTTCTCCTAA
- the THOC6 gene encoding THO complex subunit 6 homolog isoform X4, translating to MVGCGPASRPRKQSKQKWQPEGRRLDVRKNFLTRRDMSCMEVQRALERLHMTIFSQSISPCGKFLAAGNNYGQIAIFSLSAALSSEAKEESKKPVVTFVAHDGPVYSLVSTDRHLLSAGDGEVKAWLWGEIIKKGCKEVWSRHPPYRLIPFALLNRSSLEVPEINALLLNPKENSLFLAGGDCQLHTMDLETGTFTRALRGHTDYIHCLALRERSPEVLSGSEDGTVRLWDLRTGEEVQNIEVYKHEECARPQNGKWIGCLATDSDWMVCGGGPALTLWHLRSATPTTVFPLRAPQKHVTFYQDLILSAGQGPCVNQWQLSGELKAQVPGSSPSLLSLSLNQQPAAPECKVLTAAGNSCRVDVFTNLGYRAFSLAFS from the exons ATGGTTGGGTGCGGGCCGGCGTCAAGACCGAGGAAACAGTCCAAACAAAAATGGCAGCCAGAGGGAAGGCGAttagatgtcaggaaaaactttctgACTCGGAGGGATATGAGTTGT ATGGAGGTGCAGCGGGCCTTGGAGCGGCTGCACATGACCATCTTCTCCCAGAGCATTTCGCCCTGTGGCAAGTTCTTGGCAGCAGGGAACAACTACGGGCAGATTGCCATCTTCAG ttTATCAGCTGCTTTGAGCTCAGAGGCCAAAGAGGAAAGTAAGAAGCCAGTGGTGACCTTTGTAG CCCACGATGGCCCTGTGTACAGCTTGGTCTCAACAGACCGGCATCTGCTCAGTGCAGGGGATGGTGAAGTGAAGGCCTGGCTTTGGGGGGAGATCATAAAGAAG GGCTGTAAGGAAGTGTGGAGTCGTCATCCCCCATACAG GCTGATCCCATTTGCCCTTCTAAACAGGAGCAGCCTGGAAGTTCCTGAAATCAATGCTTTGCTGCTTAACCCTAAG GAGAATTCCCTCTTCTTGGCTGGGGGTGACTGCCAGCTTCATACTATGGATCTGGAGACAGGGACATTCACA CGGGCACTTCGAGgtcacactgattacattcattgTCTGGCTCTTCGAGAAAGGAGTCCTGAAGTGCTCTCTGGAAGTGAGGATGGCACTGTTCGTCTTTGGG ATCTTCGTACGGGTGAGGAAGTTCAGAACATTGAAGTTTACAAACATGAG gaGTGTGCTCGACCACAGAATGGGAAGTGGATTGGATGTTTAGCAACTGATTCAGATTGGATG GTATGTGGAGGGGGCCCTGCTCTTACTCTCTGGCACCTTCGATCTGCCACCCCCACAACAGTGTTTCCACTTAGAGCCCCACAGAAACATGTAACCTTCTATCAAGACCTG ATCCTCTCAGCAGGGCAAGGACCCTGTGTGAACCAGTGGCAGCTGAGTGGGGAGCTGAAGGCCCAGGTGCCTGGCTCCTCTCCCAGCCTGCTTAGCCTCAGCCTTAACCAGCAGCCTGCTGCACCAGAGTGCAAG GTCCTGACAGCTGCAGGAAATAGCTGTAGGGTTGATGTCTTCACTAACCTTGGATACCGAGCTTTCTCCCTAGCCTTCTCCTAA
- the THOC6 gene encoding THO complex subunit 6 homolog isoform X1, producing the protein MEFRGPAGKRDSDPAAPKWGHREPPEFRGSATSGRVCTSVGRGQKAEEGGPHSIPVVSRSLLRKRVVPPGQGASAERRLRAGAGTGVRRDDGGAAGLGAAAHDHLLPEHFALWQVLGSREQLRADCHLQNLDPVCSLPGSTKSFLSPFSLSAALSSEAKEESKKPVVTFVAHDGPVYSLVSTDRHLLSAGDGEVKAWLWGEIIKKGCKEVWSRHPPYRLIPFALLNRSSLEVPEINALLLNPKENSLFLAGGDCQLHTMDLETGTFTRALRGHTDYIHCLALRERSPEVLSGSEDGTVRLWDLRTGEEVQNIEVYKHEECARPQNGKWIGCLATDSDWMVCGGGPALTLWHLRSATPTTVFPLRAPQKHVTFYQDLILSAGQGPCVNQWQLSGELKAQVPGSSPSLLSLSLNQQPAAPECKVLTAAGNSCRVDVFTNLGYRAFSLAFS; encoded by the exons ATGGAGTTCCGGGGACCTGCGGGTAAGAGAGATTCGGATCCCGCTGCCCCGAAATGGGGGCATAGGGAGCCACCAGAATTCCGCGGCTCCGCCACCAGCGGGCGTGTCTGCACCTCGGTGGGGCGGGGACAGAAAGCAGAAGAAGGCGGGCCCCACAGTATACCGGTGGTTAGTCGGTCGCTACTACGCAAGCGTGTAGTACCGCCAGGCCAAGGCGCTAGCGCGGAGCGGAGACTTCGCGCAGGCGCGGGGACCGGCGTGCGTCGGGACG ATGGAGGTGCAGCGGGCCTTGGAGCGGCTGCACATGACCATCTTCTCCCAGAGCATTTCGCCCTGTGGCAAGTTCTTGGCAGCAGGGAACAACTACGGGCAGATTGCCATCTTCAG AACCTCGATCCCGTTTGCTCACTCCCCGGCTCCACGAAatcatttctttcccctttcagttTATCAGCTGCTTTGAGCTCAGAGGCCAAAGAGGAAAGTAAGAAGCCAGTGGTGACCTTTGTAG CCCACGATGGCCCTGTGTACAGCTTGGTCTCAACAGACCGGCATCTGCTCAGTGCAGGGGATGGTGAAGTGAAGGCCTGGCTTTGGGGGGAGATCATAAAGAAG GGCTGTAAGGAAGTGTGGAGTCGTCATCCCCCATACAG GCTGATCCCATTTGCCCTTCTAAACAGGAGCAGCCTGGAAGTTCCTGAAATCAATGCTTTGCTGCTTAACCCTAAG GAGAATTCCCTCTTCTTGGCTGGGGGTGACTGCCAGCTTCATACTATGGATCTGGAGACAGGGACATTCACA CGGGCACTTCGAGgtcacactgattacattcattgTCTGGCTCTTCGAGAAAGGAGTCCTGAAGTGCTCTCTGGAAGTGAGGATGGCACTGTTCGTCTTTGGG ATCTTCGTACGGGTGAGGAAGTTCAGAACATTGAAGTTTACAAACATGAG gaGTGTGCTCGACCACAGAATGGGAAGTGGATTGGATGTTTAGCAACTGATTCAGATTGGATG GTATGTGGAGGGGGCCCTGCTCTTACTCTCTGGCACCTTCGATCTGCCACCCCCACAACAGTGTTTCCACTTAGAGCCCCACAGAAACATGTAACCTTCTATCAAGACCTG ATCCTCTCAGCAGGGCAAGGACCCTGTGTGAACCAGTGGCAGCTGAGTGGGGAGCTGAAGGCCCAGGTGCCTGGCTCCTCTCCCAGCCTGCTTAGCCTCAGCCTTAACCAGCAGCCTGCTGCACCAGAGTGCAAG GTCCTGACAGCTGCAGGAAATAGCTGTAGGGTTGATGTCTTCACTAACCTTGGATACCGAGCTTTCTCCCTAGCCTTCTCCTAA
- the THOC6 gene encoding THO complex subunit 6 homolog isoform X2: protein MEFRGPAGKRDSDPAAPKWGHREPPEFRGSATSGRVCTSVGRGQKAEEGGPHSIPVVSRSLLRKRVVPPGQGASAERRLRAGAGTGVRRDDGGAAGLGAAAHDHLLPEHFALWQVLGSREQLRADCHLQNLDPVCSLPGSTKSFLSPFSLSAALSSEAKEESKKPVVTFVAHDGPVYSLVSTDRHLLSAGDGEVKAWLWGEIIKKGCKEVWSRHPPYRSSLEVPEINALLLNPKENSLFLAGGDCQLHTMDLETGTFTRALRGHTDYIHCLALRERSPEVLSGSEDGTVRLWDLRTGEEVQNIEVYKHEECARPQNGKWIGCLATDSDWMVCGGGPALTLWHLRSATPTTVFPLRAPQKHVTFYQDLILSAGQGPCVNQWQLSGELKAQVPGSSPSLLSLSLNQQPAAPECKVLTAAGNSCRVDVFTNLGYRAFSLAFS from the exons ATGGAGTTCCGGGGACCTGCGGGTAAGAGAGATTCGGATCCCGCTGCCCCGAAATGGGGGCATAGGGAGCCACCAGAATTCCGCGGCTCCGCCACCAGCGGGCGTGTCTGCACCTCGGTGGGGCGGGGACAGAAAGCAGAAGAAGGCGGGCCCCACAGTATACCGGTGGTTAGTCGGTCGCTACTACGCAAGCGTGTAGTACCGCCAGGCCAAGGCGCTAGCGCGGAGCGGAGACTTCGCGCAGGCGCGGGGACCGGCGTGCGTCGGGACG ATGGAGGTGCAGCGGGCCTTGGAGCGGCTGCACATGACCATCTTCTCCCAGAGCATTTCGCCCTGTGGCAAGTTCTTGGCAGCAGGGAACAACTACGGGCAGATTGCCATCTTCAG AACCTCGATCCCGTTTGCTCACTCCCCGGCTCCACGAAatcatttctttcccctttcagttTATCAGCTGCTTTGAGCTCAGAGGCCAAAGAGGAAAGTAAGAAGCCAGTGGTGACCTTTGTAG CCCACGATGGCCCTGTGTACAGCTTGGTCTCAACAGACCGGCATCTGCTCAGTGCAGGGGATGGTGAAGTGAAGGCCTGGCTTTGGGGGGAGATCATAAAGAAG GGCTGTAAGGAAGTGTGGAGTCGTCATCCCCCATACAG GAGCAGCCTGGAAGTTCCTGAAATCAATGCTTTGCTGCTTAACCCTAAG GAGAATTCCCTCTTCTTGGCTGGGGGTGACTGCCAGCTTCATACTATGGATCTGGAGACAGGGACATTCACA CGGGCACTTCGAGgtcacactgattacattcattgTCTGGCTCTTCGAGAAAGGAGTCCTGAAGTGCTCTCTGGAAGTGAGGATGGCACTGTTCGTCTTTGGG ATCTTCGTACGGGTGAGGAAGTTCAGAACATTGAAGTTTACAAACATGAG gaGTGTGCTCGACCACAGAATGGGAAGTGGATTGGATGTTTAGCAACTGATTCAGATTGGATG GTATGTGGAGGGGGCCCTGCTCTTACTCTCTGGCACCTTCGATCTGCCACCCCCACAACAGTGTTTCCACTTAGAGCCCCACAGAAACATGTAACCTTCTATCAAGACCTG ATCCTCTCAGCAGGGCAAGGACCCTGTGTGAACCAGTGGCAGCTGAGTGGGGAGCTGAAGGCCCAGGTGCCTGGCTCCTCTCCCAGCCTGCTTAGCCTCAGCCTTAACCAGCAGCCTGCTGCACCAGAGTGCAAG GTCCTGACAGCTGCAGGAAATAGCTGTAGGGTTGATGTCTTCACTAACCTTGGATACCGAGCTTTCTCCCTAGCCTTCTCCTAA
- the THOC6 gene encoding THO complex subunit 6 homolog isoform X3: MVGCGPASRPRKQSKQKWQPEGRRLDVRKNFLTRRDMNGGAAGLGAAAHDHLLPEHFALWQVLGSREQLRADCHLQNLDPVCSLPGSTKSFLSPFSLSAALSSEAKEESKKPVVTFVAHDGPVYSLVSTDRHLLSAGDGEVKAWLWGEIIKKGCKEVWSRHPPYRLIPFALLNRSSLEVPEINALLLNPKENSLFLAGGDCQLHTMDLETGTFTRALRGHTDYIHCLALRERSPEVLSGSEDGTVRLWDLRTGEEVQNIEVYKHEECARPQNGKWIGCLATDSDWMVCGGGPALTLWHLRSATPTTVFPLRAPQKHVTFYQDLILSAGQGPCVNQWQLSGELKAQVPGSSPSLLSLSLNQQPAAPECKVLTAAGNSCRVDVFTNLGYRAFSLAFS, translated from the exons ATGGTTGGGTGCGGGCCGGCGTCAAGACCGAGGAAACAGTCCAAACAAAAATGGCAGCCAGAGGGAAGGCGAttagatgtcaggaaaaactttctgACTCGGAGGGATATGA ATGGAGGTGCAGCGGGCCTTGGAGCGGCTGCACATGACCATCTTCTCCCAGAGCATTTCGCCCTGTGGCAAGTTCTTGGCAGCAGGGAACAACTACGGGCAGATTGCCATCTTCAG AACCTCGATCCCGTTTGCTCACTCCCCGGCTCCACGAAatcatttctttcccctttcagttTATCAGCTGCTTTGAGCTCAGAGGCCAAAGAGGAAAGTAAGAAGCCAGTGGTGACCTTTGTAG CCCACGATGGCCCTGTGTACAGCTTGGTCTCAACAGACCGGCATCTGCTCAGTGCAGGGGATGGTGAAGTGAAGGCCTGGCTTTGGGGGGAGATCATAAAGAAG GGCTGTAAGGAAGTGTGGAGTCGTCATCCCCCATACAG GCTGATCCCATTTGCCCTTCTAAACAGGAGCAGCCTGGAAGTTCCTGAAATCAATGCTTTGCTGCTTAACCCTAAG GAGAATTCCCTCTTCTTGGCTGGGGGTGACTGCCAGCTTCATACTATGGATCTGGAGACAGGGACATTCACA CGGGCACTTCGAGgtcacactgattacattcattgTCTGGCTCTTCGAGAAAGGAGTCCTGAAGTGCTCTCTGGAAGTGAGGATGGCACTGTTCGTCTTTGGG ATCTTCGTACGGGTGAGGAAGTTCAGAACATTGAAGTTTACAAACATGAG gaGTGTGCTCGACCACAGAATGGGAAGTGGATTGGATGTTTAGCAACTGATTCAGATTGGATG GTATGTGGAGGGGGCCCTGCTCTTACTCTCTGGCACCTTCGATCTGCCACCCCCACAACAGTGTTTCCACTTAGAGCCCCACAGAAACATGTAACCTTCTATCAAGACCTG ATCCTCTCAGCAGGGCAAGGACCCTGTGTGAACCAGTGGCAGCTGAGTGGGGAGCTGAAGGCCCAGGTGCCTGGCTCCTCTCCCAGCCTGCTTAGCCTCAGCCTTAACCAGCAGCCTGCTGCACCAGAGTGCAAG GTCCTGACAGCTGCAGGAAATAGCTGTAGGGTTGATGTCTTCACTAACCTTGGATACCGAGCTTTCTCCCTAGCCTTCTCCTAA
- the HCFC1R1 gene encoding host cell factor C1 regulator 1 has protein sequence MILQPPMELGRPTGAQKDPREVQGPDRTLDGCSLPQGIQPQSTSQLLEEHQDSLQKHFKSEENMVSHFSHLSLDNDHPYCGSSVAFSMGTPAPPVIRPLEDSLHSTGDLGVLCPSLLLALNPHSELLLWQYPGNQIPEILRLLRLRGSQVYQNHNPHSGEAMEL, from the exons ATGATCCTTCAGCCGCCCATGGAGCTGGGCCGTCCAACTGGGGCCCAGAAAGACCCCAGGGAAGTGCAGGGGCCAGACAGGACCCTGGATGGCTG CTCCCTTCCCCAAGGAATTCAGCCTCAGAGCACCAGTCAATTGCTGGAGGAGCATCA GGACTCTCTTCAGAAGCACTTCAAGTCTGAGGAGAACATGGTCTCCCATTTTTCCCACCTCAGCCTGGACAATGATCACCCCTACTGTGGTTCATCAGTAGCTTTCTCCATGGGCACCCCAGCCCCACCTGTGATCAG gCCTTTAGAAGATTCTCTTCACTCAACTGGGGATCTTGGGGTCCTCTGCCCCAGCCTCCTGCTGGCCCT GAATCCCCACTCAGAGCTACTTCTCTGGCAGTATCCAGGAAATCAAATCCCAGAAATCCTTCGGCTGCTGAGACTGAGGGGCTCCCAGGTATACCAAAACCACAACCCCCATAGTGGGGAGGCAATGGAGCTCTGA